One region of Streptomyces capillispiralis genomic DNA includes:
- a CDS encoding glycosyltransferase family 2 protein — MTSTPSGAGQDFDPSQTTQLRVPAHRTGNTGAFRRIKKTLPRYDYEHYSRLAGPLTQPDPNKPYKVQYRSLIGQEPHRIRIALMLAAAPVLSLVLLVWLLQPSHWTERDYVEFAWLPALDVVMLVSIGLIEFFRCMNVLSNAHATLVARDPVPVVPETGTRVAFLTSFVPGKEPLEMVTKTLEAAVKIRHRGLMHVWLLDEGDDPEVKEVCARLGVRHFSRKGVAKWNQKKGPHRAKTKHGNYNAWLDAHGDDYDFFASVDTDHVPLPNYLERMLGFFRDPDVGFVIGPQVYGNYDNFVTKAAESQQFLFHALIQRAGNRYGSPMFVGTSNAVRIKALKQIGGLYDSITEDMATGFEMHRAKNPATGRKWRSVYTPDVLAVGEGPNAWTDFFTQQMRWSRGTYETILKQYWKGWYSLPPSKLFNYTMMIIFYPMSALNWILAALSCALFLGLGASGVNIDPAVWLMLYGNASALQIGLYVWNRRHNVSPHEPEGSGGVAGMVMSALSAPLYAKALIDSVLRKKSKFVVTPKGDSASPDTWFGTFRYHWYFILIFAGSIAAGFVYGNSHPAMVIWATFALLITAAPMFAWRHGMRQDRRKPGAHAGGRQPEAADEARTRELPQMPQQQYAPHAPQDRPSWAGSHGGPAGDPGGGAPGDDQTMQIALGGLGGRKE, encoded by the coding sequence ATGACGTCGACGCCGTCGGGCGCCGGGCAGGACTTCGACCCGTCCCAGACCACCCAGCTCAGGGTGCCGGCCCATCGGACAGGGAACACGGGGGCGTTCCGCCGGATCAAGAAGACGCTGCCCAGATACGACTACGAGCACTACAGCCGGCTGGCGGGTCCCCTCACCCAGCCCGATCCGAACAAGCCGTACAAGGTGCAGTACCGCTCGCTGATCGGGCAGGAGCCGCACCGCATCCGCATCGCCCTGATGCTGGCCGCCGCGCCGGTGCTGTCGCTGGTGCTGCTGGTGTGGCTGCTCCAGCCCTCGCACTGGACCGAGCGGGACTACGTGGAGTTCGCGTGGCTGCCCGCCCTCGACGTCGTCATGCTCGTCTCGATCGGCCTGATCGAGTTCTTCCGCTGCATGAACGTGCTGTCGAACGCGCACGCGACGCTGGTCGCCCGGGACCCGGTCCCGGTGGTGCCCGAGACCGGCACCCGGGTCGCCTTCCTCACCTCCTTCGTGCCCGGCAAGGAGCCGCTGGAGATGGTGACGAAGACCCTGGAGGCGGCGGTCAAGATCCGCCACCGGGGTCTGATGCACGTCTGGCTGCTCGACGAGGGCGACGACCCCGAGGTGAAGGAGGTCTGCGCGCGCCTGGGTGTGCGCCACTTCTCCCGCAAGGGCGTCGCGAAGTGGAACCAGAAGAAGGGCCCGCACCGCGCCAAGACCAAGCACGGCAACTACAACGCCTGGCTCGACGCGCACGGCGACGACTACGACTTCTTCGCCTCCGTCGACACCGACCACGTGCCGCTGCCCAACTACCTGGAGCGGATGCTCGGCTTCTTCCGCGACCCGGACGTCGGCTTCGTCATCGGCCCCCAGGTGTACGGCAACTACGACAACTTCGTCACCAAGGCCGCCGAGTCGCAGCAGTTCCTCTTCCACGCGCTGATCCAGCGGGCCGGCAACCGCTACGGCTCGCCGATGTTCGTGGGCACCTCCAACGCCGTGCGCATCAAGGCGCTGAAGCAGATCGGCGGTCTGTACGACTCGATCACCGAGGACATGGCGACCGGCTTCGAGATGCACCGCGCCAAGAACCCGGCGACGGGCCGGAAGTGGCGCTCGGTCTACACCCCGGACGTGCTCGCGGTCGGGGAGGGCCCGAACGCCTGGACGGACTTCTTCACCCAGCAGATGCGCTGGTCGCGCGGTACGTACGAGACGATCCTCAAGCAGTACTGGAAGGGCTGGTACTCGCTGCCGCCGAGCAAGCTCTTCAACTACACCATGATGATCATCTTCTATCCGATGTCGGCCCTGAACTGGATCCTGGCGGCGCTGAGTTGTGCGCTGTTCCTGGGCCTGGGCGCCTCGGGTGTGAACATCGACCCGGCGGTGTGGCTGATGCTCTACGGCAACGCCTCCGCCCTGCAGATCGGCCTGTACGTCTGGAACCGCCGGCACAACGTCTCGCCGCACGAGCCGGAGGGCTCCGGCGGTGTGGCCGGCATGGTGATGTCCGCGCTGTCGGCGCCGCTGTACGCGAAGGCGCTGATCGACTCGGTGCTGCGCAAGAAGAGCAAGTTCGTGGTCACCCCCAAGGGCGACTCGGCCAGCCCGGACACCTGGTTCGGGACGTTCCGGTACCACTGGTACTTCATCCTGATCTTCGCGGGCTCCATCGCCGCGGGCTTCGTCTACGGCAACTCCCATCCGGCGATGGTGATCTGGGCGACGTTCGCCCTGCTGATCACCGCCGCGCCGATGTTCGCCTGGCGGCACGGCATGCGGCAGGACCGCAGGAAGCCCGGCGCCCACGCCGGAGGCCGGCAGCCGGAGGCCGCGGACGAGGCCCGGACGCGGGAGCTGCCGCAGATGCCGCAGCAGCAGTACGCCCCGCACGCCCCGCAGGACCGGCCCAGCTGGGCCGGCTCGCACGGCGGGCCGGCGGGTGACCCCGGGGGCGGCGCCCCCGGGGACGACCAGACCATGCAGATCGCCCTTGGTGGACTTGGGGGACGTAAGGAATGA